From the genome of Gemmatimonas phototrophica, one region includes:
- a CDS encoding YfcC family protein → MRLRLPHPLVLLLAGVGVAALLTWILPAGAYDRRTDAASGRELVVAGTYHQVEAAPIGVMDALLAVPKGIVAGADIILVIILVGGTFGLLDATGALGRLVGTLVGRTRRPKLAVIVLSLIFATLGALENMQEELVALIAVLVVLSRGLGFGAITAVAISVGACAVGSAFGPTNPFQTGIALRFAEMPPLSQPVLRFGLLVAAVTVWITWTLFMASRDDVRPAMPPPATEPATKRDLVLLAMVLVPFIPYVIGVIKYDYGFNELSAFFLVSGFAIGLVSGRDFSQTAIDFLKAMETMLAAALFVGVARAISVVLTDGRVIDTIVHGLASPLENIPGAAAAILMIPIQALLHIPVPSVSGQAVLTMPIMAPLADLLGISRDAAVIAYQTGGGLMDMLTPTSGALLAILLTAKVDYGRWLRFAVPGALLVALVGVAGIVLAG, encoded by the coding sequence ATGCGCCTCAGACTGCCGCACCCGCTCGTCCTCCTCCTCGCCGGTGTCGGCGTCGCGGCACTGCTCACGTGGATCCTCCCGGCTGGCGCCTACGACCGCCGGACCGACGCGGCCAGCGGCCGAGAACTCGTTGTCGCGGGCACGTACCACCAGGTCGAGGCCGCTCCCATAGGCGTCATGGACGCCCTGCTCGCCGTTCCGAAGGGCATTGTAGCCGGCGCCGACATCATCCTCGTAATCATTCTGGTCGGGGGCACCTTCGGATTGCTCGACGCCACCGGTGCGCTCGGCCGACTCGTGGGGACGCTCGTGGGCCGCACGAGACGACCGAAGCTCGCGGTGATTGTCCTAAGCCTGATCTTCGCCACACTCGGTGCGCTCGAGAATATGCAGGAGGAGCTCGTGGCACTCATCGCCGTGCTCGTCGTGCTCAGCCGCGGGCTCGGGTTCGGTGCGATCACCGCCGTCGCCATAAGCGTCGGCGCCTGCGCCGTTGGCTCGGCCTTCGGCCCCACCAATCCGTTTCAAACGGGTATTGCTTTGCGATTTGCCGAGATGCCGCCGCTGAGCCAACCAGTGCTGCGATTTGGGTTGCTCGTGGCGGCGGTTACTGTCTGGATTACGTGGACGCTGTTCATGGCGTCGCGCGACGACGTTCGCCCGGCGATGCCGCCGCCGGCAACTGAACCCGCCACCAAGCGTGATCTCGTACTGCTCGCGATGGTGCTCGTGCCGTTCATCCCGTATGTGATTGGCGTGATCAAATACGACTACGGCTTTAACGAACTCTCGGCGTTTTTCCTGGTGAGCGGATTCGCTATTGGGCTCGTCTCCGGTCGTGACTTTTCACAGACAGCCATCGACTTCCTCAAGGCCATGGAGACCATGCTGGCGGCCGCGCTCTTCGTTGGCGTTGCGCGTGCAATCAGCGTGGTGCTCACCGACGGCCGTGTCATCGATACGATCGTCCATGGCCTTGCTTCACCACTTGAAAATATCCCTGGGGCCGCAGCGGCCATCCTCATGATCCCCATCCAGGCGCTCCTGCACATCCCTGTCCCTTCGGTGAGTGGACAGGCGGTGCTCACCATGCCGATCATGGCGCCACTCGCCGACCTGCTCGGCATCTCACGAGACGCGGCCGTGATTGCCTACCAGACCGGCGGTGGGCTCATGGACATGCTCACGCCTACGAGTGGCGCGCTGCTCGCCATTCTGCTCACGGCCAAAGTGGACTACGGGCGCTGGCTGCGCTTCGCCGTTCCGGGCGCGCTCCTGGTCGCGCTCGTGGGCGTGGCGGGCATCGTGTTGGCGGGGTGA
- a CDS encoding GNAT family N-acetyltransferase, giving the protein MSLVFRLVTPADAELVAALHTASWQRAYRGILTDAYLDTDLRGERETVWRSKLREGDGPGWLALVNEVPVGFVFVRANADPQFGTLVDNLHVLPEHQGSGIGRRLLHTVGEWAQVHHTHAAVHLWVFAANTPARGFYARMGGREVELFDKLASDGRLLPEYRVAWDRPAALLMPSP; this is encoded by the coding sequence ATGTCGCTTGTTTTTCGCCTCGTAACGCCGGCCGACGCCGAGCTCGTCGCGGCCTTACACACCGCCAGCTGGCAGCGCGCCTATCGCGGCATCCTCACCGATGCCTATCTCGACACGGACTTGCGTGGTGAGCGCGAGACCGTATGGCGCAGCAAGCTGAGGGAAGGAGACGGCCCAGGCTGGCTGGCCCTCGTGAACGAAGTGCCGGTGGGATTCGTGTTCGTGCGTGCCAATGCCGATCCGCAATTCGGCACCCTCGTAGACAACCTCCACGTATTGCCGGAGCATCAAGGGAGCGGCATTGGCCGTCGGCTGCTGCACACTGTGGGCGAGTGGGCGCAGGTGCACCATACGCACGCGGCGGTGCACCTGTGGGTATTCGCGGCCAACACCCCGGCGCGTGGCTTCTACGCCCGCATGGGCGGACGCGAGGTGGAGCTTTTCGATAAACTGGCAAGCGACGGGCGTCTGCTCCCCGAGTATCGGGTAGCGTGGGACAGACCCGCCGCGCTGCTGATGCCCTCGCCATAG
- a CDS encoding PQQ-binding-like beta-propeller repeat protein, translating into MLTGSCTNETNQGLSALDLQTGMVRWRLAAICQEANRNGSMGSVSFHEAGPGKVLFAFRREDRPATDWMLIDLKTGRVLEQYKPVKSGPTTEVGGAFSVITTSRENQRSYLNVLSPTLDRIVGRYEEFRFGCPPSESQCPPVFSLAVASSGMLFLSGMSIDQAEPPTRQLHAFDVASGALRWRHTAQPTREIDGRGRKVRSDDARPMVVDGKVIIRLEDENSHALRALDAATGRILWSTDKQPRRVMEKRGLLGPRTLTTWIGAGQSIVGYVTSEEKSELIGWSTSSGSQRWSREVPRNTYLTASAGGVFYTAYTIDKPGNMNDDLELHGYDAETGTKLWSTIIPGHNRPFTGEWSITQGDFGGTGGPGWRIGRDGAIYGVTLKGAYKLQ; encoded by the coding sequence ATGCTCACCGGCAGCTGCACCAACGAAACCAATCAGGGGCTCAGTGCCCTCGACTTGCAGACCGGGATGGTCCGCTGGCGACTCGCCGCGATCTGCCAGGAGGCGAACCGGAACGGCAGCATGGGCTCGGTTTCGTTCCACGAAGCGGGCCCCGGCAAGGTGCTGTTCGCCTTCCGGCGCGAGGACCGTCCCGCCACCGACTGGATGCTCATCGATCTCAAGACCGGACGCGTGCTGGAGCAGTACAAGCCAGTCAAGAGCGGTCCCACCACCGAAGTGGGGGGCGCGTTCAGCGTGATCACCACCTCGAGGGAAAATCAGCGCAGCTATCTCAACGTGCTGTCGCCGACACTCGATCGCATCGTTGGCCGCTACGAGGAATTCCGCTTTGGTTGCCCGCCGTCCGAGAGCCAGTGCCCGCCGGTGTTCTCGCTGGCGGTAGCCTCCAGCGGCATGCTTTTTCTGAGTGGCATGTCCATTGATCAGGCCGAGCCGCCCACGCGCCAGCTGCACGCGTTCGACGTGGCCTCCGGTGCGCTCCGGTGGAGACACACCGCGCAGCCCACGCGGGAAATTGACGGGCGTGGGCGGAAGGTACGCAGCGACGACGCGCGTCCCATGGTCGTCGATGGCAAGGTCATCATCCGTCTCGAAGACGAGAACAGCCATGCCCTGCGTGCCCTCGACGCGGCCACCGGCCGCATTCTCTGGAGCACCGACAAGCAGCCGCGCCGGGTCATGGAGAAACGCGGTCTCCTCGGGCCGCGCACGCTGACGACCTGGATTGGCGCAGGACAGTCAATCGTTGGGTACGTGACCAGCGAGGAAAAGAGCGAATTGATTGGCTGGAGCACCAGCAGCGGGAGCCAGCGGTGGAGCCGGGAGGTCCCGCGCAACACATACCTCACCGCATCCGCCGGCGGCGTGTTCTACACGGCGTACACCATCGACAAGCCTGGCAACATGAACGACGACCTCGAGCTTCACGGCTACGACGCCGAGACCGGGACCAAGCTCTGGAGCACCATCATTCCGGGGCACAACCGACCGTTCACAGGCGAGTGGAGCATTACGCAGGGCGACTTCGGAGGGACCGGCGGCCCGGGGTGGCGCATTGGCCGCGACGGCGCGATCTACGGCGTGACCCTCAAGGGGGCGTACAAGCTGCAGTGA
- a CDS encoding serine hydrolase — protein MMLFALPHGAVAQSATSDLTRLLEADLARYPATAGVYVKNLRTGEEAMVNADQSFSSASVIKIPIMIRAFQLADQHTLMLDERVEITRAELRDGTGVFQFLDMGLKPTVKDLITQMIITSDNTATDLMTTRVGGVERLNAWLAASGYSRTRMVNRGHEYRRKLLAVLKPEFANLTAEETTGLQYAAQDSPLFDLYTPLFTGERAQWVAFVRDPANRKALIEARTRLTVQDHAYWLGDMTPRETARLLEGIERGTLASATASAMMKTILSRQQLGVRRIPHFLDVPVAHKTGDGPNIANDVGMISTRSGTVVIAFFVNGITGPYAETEDMIGRTSRRIVDYFDGVAAARAPR, from the coding sequence ATGATGCTGTTCGCCCTGCCGCATGGCGCGGTGGCGCAATCCGCCACGAGTGACCTCACACGCTTGCTCGAAGCTGACCTGGCGCGATACCCGGCCACAGCGGGAGTGTACGTCAAGAATCTGCGCACGGGAGAGGAGGCCATGGTCAATGCTGACCAATCCTTCAGCAGCGCAAGTGTCATCAAGATTCCCATCATGATCCGCGCCTTTCAGCTGGCGGATCAGCACACGCTGATGCTCGACGAGCGTGTGGAAATCACACGCGCGGAGCTCCGCGACGGCACCGGCGTGTTTCAGTTTCTAGACATGGGCCTCAAACCGACCGTGAAAGATCTGATCACCCAGATGATCATCACGAGCGACAACACGGCCACCGACCTCATGACCACCCGGGTGGGCGGAGTGGAGCGCCTCAACGCCTGGCTGGCGGCGTCCGGATACTCACGGACGCGCATGGTGAACCGGGGGCATGAGTATCGCCGCAAGCTGCTGGCGGTGCTCAAGCCGGAGTTTGCGAATCTGACGGCGGAAGAAACCACCGGGCTGCAGTACGCAGCGCAGGACAGTCCGCTGTTCGATCTTTACACCCCGCTCTTTACCGGCGAACGGGCCCAGTGGGTGGCATTCGTTCGCGATCCGGCCAATCGGAAAGCGCTGATTGAAGCCCGCACTCGGCTCACCGTTCAGGACCACGCCTATTGGCTGGGCGACATGACGCCGCGGGAGACGGCCCGTTTGCTCGAGGGCATTGAGCGCGGAACCCTTGCCTCAGCGACCGCGTCGGCCATGATGAAAACCATTTTGAGTCGCCAACAGCTCGGGGTGCGCCGCATCCCGCACTTTCTCGATGTGCCGGTGGCGCACAAGACCGGCGACGGTCCCAACATCGCCAACGATGTCGGCATGATCTCCACGCGCTCGGGGACGGTGGTCATCGCCTTCTTCGTCAACGGCATTACCGGACCGTACGCCGAGACGGAAGACATGATTGGACGGACGTCGCGCCGGATCGTGGACTACTTTGACGGGGTGGCTGCGGCCCGTGCGCCGCGTTAA
- a CDS encoding M35 family metallo-endopeptidase, whose product MPNHSFKNFASVSERVQWESALLDAATYMPRIVKDAKANSSDIATRAYALYFGAFDKARWTRVVTTLSAIDFAISSAGVTFVRVYTGKGAQCCAATNAPYGRWKDQTPGMMADSAHKRQHGYVMTVGDDFYTADNSIDRTIKSAQFNTLCHEFSHLVSNTDDPVYGNIQSRALAIGKPDTAVACAENYGFYCEMLYTEFKRLG is encoded by the coding sequence ATGCCCAATCATAGCTTCAAGAATTTCGCGTCGGTGTCCGAGCGCGTGCAGTGGGAGAGCGCGTTGCTTGATGCCGCGACCTATATGCCGCGCATCGTGAAGGACGCGAAGGCGAACAGCTCGGACATTGCCACCCGGGCCTACGCGCTGTATTTCGGCGCCTTCGACAAGGCGCGCTGGACCAGAGTGGTCACCACGCTATCCGCCATCGATTTTGCGATCAGCTCGGCGGGCGTGACATTTGTTCGCGTGTACACAGGGAAGGGTGCCCAGTGTTGTGCGGCAACGAATGCGCCTTATGGCAGGTGGAAGGACCAGACCCCGGGCATGATGGCGGATAGCGCACACAAACGTCAGCATGGCTATGTCATGACGGTTGGTGACGACTTCTACACTGCAGACAACAGTATCGACCGGACGATCAAGTCCGCCCAGTTCAATACGCTGTGCCATGAGTTTTCTCACTTGGTATCGAATACGGACGACCCCGTTTACGGCAACATCCAGTCGCGCGCATTGGCCATCGGCAAACCCGATACGGCAGTCGCCTGTGCCGAGAACTACGGGTTCTACTGTGAGATGCTGTATACCGAGTTCAAACGATTGGGCTGA
- a CDS encoding 2'-5' RNA ligase family protein: MPTRSQLSLFVPPNIGADIEAVRRTVDPVQHRLIPAHVTLCREDELTGLSLAELAALVDHVRPGPVTLQFGPPERFGEHGIMLPCFSGTVAFQSLREILLGTRHARSHAPHLTLAHPRNPKAPGNTLKSAATLRDGLSVTFPEVHLIEQVDDAPWVVRGTFPLNMQ; the protein is encoded by the coding sequence GTGCCGACTCGCTCGCAGCTCAGCCTCTTTGTGCCGCCGAATATCGGGGCCGACATCGAGGCCGTGCGGCGTACTGTGGATCCGGTACAGCATCGCCTCATTCCCGCTCACGTGACCTTGTGTCGAGAGGACGAGCTCACCGGGCTCAGTCTTGCGGAGTTGGCAGCGCTGGTTGACCACGTGCGGCCCGGACCGGTCACACTTCAGTTCGGGCCGCCGGAGCGATTTGGCGAGCATGGCATCATGTTGCCCTGTTTCAGTGGCACGGTGGCATTCCAATCACTCCGGGAAATCCTCCTTGGAACTCGGCATGCTCGATCACACGCGCCGCATCTGACGCTAGCACATCCGAGAAATCCCAAGGCACCTGGGAACACGCTCAAGAGTGCCGCCACCTTGCGAGATGGGCTGAGCGTTACATTCCCGGAAGTTCACCTCATCGAGCAAGTGGACGATGCCCCGTGGGTGGTGCGGGGAACGTTTCCGCTCAACATGCAATGA
- a CDS encoding tetratricopeptide repeat protein gives MRHRLRFVAFLLSSASLSAQPAPIARVDTLVATGQVPAAVALVDQALAAAPRDFEVLWRASRVRLLQGDALAEKSKAQDKLYREALALAERAIKANPGAPDGYLRRAAANGKVALFAGVLDAADYVIQTREDTEKVIAMRGVPALSEASAHYILGRAHLKLTETPRPLRMPLGLGFGNAADALTHLRRATELRPGFVMFQLEYARALLANARPADARALLQQLPALANQEPGDEQRKLEGAELLRTIR, from the coding sequence ATGCGCCACCGCCTCCGGTTCGTCGCCTTCCTCCTTTCGAGCGCCTCACTCTCCGCTCAGCCCGCCCCCATCGCGCGGGTGGACACCCTTGTGGCCACCGGTCAGGTGCCCGCCGCCGTGGCCCTGGTAGACCAGGCGCTCGCGGCCGCGCCGCGTGACTTCGAGGTGCTCTGGCGAGCGTCGCGCGTGCGGCTTCTGCAAGGCGACGCGCTGGCGGAGAAGAGCAAGGCGCAGGACAAGCTCTATCGCGAAGCGCTCGCGCTGGCCGAGCGAGCCATCAAGGCCAACCCGGGCGCGCCGGATGGATACCTCCGGCGAGCCGCCGCGAACGGCAAGGTCGCGCTCTTTGCCGGGGTGCTCGATGCCGCCGACTACGTCATCCAGACCCGCGAGGATACCGAGAAGGTCATCGCCATGCGTGGCGTTCCGGCGCTGAGTGAGGCCAGCGCGCACTACATTCTCGGGCGTGCACATCTCAAGCTCACCGAAACGCCGCGTCCACTTCGCATGCCGCTCGGGCTCGGCTTCGGCAACGCCGCCGACGCGCTCACGCACCTCCGTCGGGCAACCGAATTGCGCCCCGGCTTCGTGATGTTCCAGCTGGAGTACGCGCGTGCGCTGCTCGCCAATGCGCGCCCTGCCGATGCCCGCGCTCTCTTGCAGCAGCTCCCTGCGCTCGCCAATCAGGAACCAGGTGACGAACAGCGGAAGCTTGAGGGGGCTGAGCTGCTCCGCACCATCCGCTGA
- a CDS encoding 2-hydroxyacid dehydrogenase, which yields MRVLVYDTHSYDRDFLTAACAGRHDLTFTAAQLDIHTAALAHGYDAVCLFVNDRATANVMARFAAGGVRCIVQRSTGFNNLDLAAAAAHGIACYRVGYYSPYAVAEFAVGLLQTLNRRIHRAWNRTREFNFRLSGLLGRDLHGRTVGVVGTGKIGAIFSRIMLGFGCPILATDVEPRADLLALGVRYVTLDELLRDSDIISLHVPLMPETHHLLNAATLATTRPGVTIINTSRGGLIDTAALVAGIESGHVGAVGLDVYEEEDGKFFRDLSDVVMHDDVLARLISFPNVLLTSHQAFFTQEAMTTIAETTIANLDDAAAGRQNPNLLHL from the coding sequence ATGCGTGTCCTTGTTTACGATACTCACTCCTACGATCGCGATTTTCTCACGGCGGCATGTGCTGGCCGCCACGATCTGACCTTCACCGCCGCGCAACTGGATATCCACACGGCGGCGCTCGCGCACGGCTACGACGCCGTGTGTCTGTTCGTCAACGATCGGGCGACCGCCAACGTGATGGCACGCTTCGCCGCTGGTGGTGTGCGCTGCATTGTGCAGCGATCCACCGGATTCAACAATCTCGATCTGGCAGCGGCGGCAGCACACGGCATCGCGTGCTATCGGGTGGGCTACTACTCGCCGTATGCGGTTGCGGAGTTCGCGGTGGGGCTGCTGCAAACGCTCAACCGGCGTATCCATCGGGCCTGGAATCGCACCCGCGAGTTCAATTTCCGGTTGTCTGGGCTGCTCGGGCGTGACCTGCATGGCCGCACCGTTGGTGTCGTGGGCACCGGAAAAATCGGGGCGATCTTTTCGCGTATCATGCTCGGCTTCGGCTGTCCAATCCTGGCAACCGATGTGGAACCCCGTGCAGACCTGCTCGCACTCGGGGTCCGCTATGTCACATTGGACGAACTGCTTCGCGATTCGGACATCATCTCGTTGCATGTGCCGCTGATGCCGGAGACCCATCATTTGCTCAACGCCGCGACGCTCGCCACGACGCGGCCGGGCGTCACCATCATCAATACGAGTCGCGGTGGGTTGATCGATACCGCCGCACTGGTGGCGGGGATCGAATCCGGGCACGTGGGTGCCGTGGGTCTTGATGTGTATGAAGAAGAGGACGGCAAGTTCTTTCGGGACTTGTCGGATGTGGTGATGCACGACGATGTGCTCGCGCGCCTCATCTCCTTTCCGAATGTGCTGCTCACCAGTCATCAGGCGTTCTTTACGCAGGAGGCGATGACGACGATCGCCGAGACCACGATCGCCAATCTCGACGACGCGGCCGCAGGACGGCAGAATCCGAACCTGTTGCACCTGTAA
- a CDS encoding YybH family protein, with translation MRRLLTLLLSFFLTAPAVHAQTTADEERALATVRTFIQANETANLDLIASTFAEGATAFMPGGDAPYRLTGKPQIRASFAALFKGRTGPITITPAAVNAQMFGDMAIVTAHLRPVPPMPITERISFARRTFVVRRVSDTWLIVHLHASNFQWDPPGA, from the coding sequence ATGCGAAGACTTCTCACCCTGCTGCTCAGTTTCTTCCTCACGGCACCGGCCGTCCACGCGCAAACGACGGCCGACGAAGAACGGGCGCTGGCAACGGTTCGTACGTTCATTCAGGCGAACGAGACGGCCAACCTCGACCTCATCGCGAGTACGTTTGCCGAGGGGGCAACGGCCTTTATGCCCGGTGGCGATGCGCCGTATCGGCTCACCGGGAAGCCGCAGATTCGGGCGAGTTTTGCGGCGCTGTTCAAAGGCCGGACCGGGCCAATCACCATCACGCCGGCTGCCGTGAACGCACAAATGTTTGGCGACATGGCCATTGTGACGGCGCATTTGCGCCCTGTGCCGCCCATGCCGATCACCGAACGGATCTCGTTCGCGAGGCGCACATTTGTCGTCCGTCGCGTGAGCGACACCTGGCTCATCGTTCATCTCCACGCGTCGAACTTTCAGTGGGATCCCCCCGGGGCGTAA
- a CDS encoding ArsR/SmtB family transcription factor produces MVQFSKSGLDDTFGALSDATRRGVLEELGRGDASISALAERFQMTLTGMKKHVGVLEHAGLVTTEKVGRVRTCRLGVRGLHDEAAWIAQYRRLWSARFDEFDHVVAELTREERGNGGGGCPSRTG; encoded by the coding sequence ATGGTTCAGTTTTCGAAAAGCGGCCTCGACGACACGTTCGGGGCGCTCTCGGACGCCACCCGACGCGGTGTGCTGGAGGAGCTTGGGCGTGGTGATGCGTCGATCTCGGCGCTCGCCGAACGGTTTCAGATGACCCTCACGGGCATGAAGAAACATGTTGGCGTATTGGAACACGCGGGACTCGTCACCACCGAGAAGGTGGGGCGTGTGCGGACCTGCCGGCTCGGCGTGCGCGGACTGCATGACGAGGCGGCATGGATTGCACAGTACCGCCGGCTCTGGAGCGCACGCTTCGACGAGTTTGATCACGTGGTCGCGGAACTTACCCGGGAGGAACGAGGCAATGGCGGTGGTGGGTGCCCAAGTCGTACGGGTTGA
- a CDS encoding BTAD domain-containing putative transcriptional regulator, whose translation MISLRTLGGVAVTLLDGRTPAPGALQPRRLAMLAFVARSGALGISRDRIVSTFWPDSPEEAGRRAVTQALSALRSGLDAPELLLGTQELRLNAEVVTCDLWEFERAIAERRYEQAAALYTGPFLDGFRLPNAPDFERWLDETRRTLADRHDVALERLARAADGRGETLAAAGWWRRRLASDPLSARITAEVVRALVASGDAAGAQGQARVYASLVRQELGVEPDPLVESALQQAQREAPPRTERPSSPATVLTAATAPPPPAVAERRPDAASSPLPTTAPEAAPTPQGRWLRFGVAAALSAAALLLVWRAAVSNADRLEHAHVVDPSRVTSDDGLELDPAISPSGQQIAYAAGQPGRMRLLLRQRDGGRAVELVPGQSGDQRRPRWSPDGARLLYQANRAIWMVPALGGAPRVVVEAPADSAKSAAFPTWSPDGTSLAYVVGDSLVVSALDGTARRVVMAEPGLHSPAWSPNDRWIAVVAGNRDFLYGVVGNLAPSALLLVPARCDIQRSPCPSTTVGEPTALHLSPEWRDSRQLLYVSQQGGSRDLFGVEIDERGHTAGAPVRLTSGTSAASVSVATDGVTLAYSVLQLQSNVWSTPVATPGAPVRVTNGAQIVEGLDVTPDGRWLAFDADRSGQQDIFVLPLANGRPGATEAARVVDAPRNDFHPTWSADGQWLSYYTFVDGQRRASVVPAQGGVSQLLLTGPSKGEEYSPVWSADGRAVVYWRWLNGRYELFEVPRTGERTFGSERQLTTRGGFGPSFTNDGRMAYFVSTGEVWLMPAERDESRARKVYPVATAAAPTLSVSSGRVTPDGTRLIVKANDGQGDGYWAVPIDGGRPRLIVRVDDPERPSPRLEFASDGRHVFYTRLERSADVWSARIARR comes from the coding sequence ATGATCTCGCTGCGGACATTGGGCGGAGTGGCCGTCACGCTGCTCGATGGACGGACACCGGCGCCAGGTGCGCTGCAACCGCGCCGTCTTGCGATGCTGGCGTTCGTGGCGCGATCGGGGGCGCTCGGCATCTCCCGCGACCGGATCGTCTCCACCTTCTGGCCGGATAGCCCCGAAGAAGCAGGCCGCCGGGCCGTGACGCAGGCGCTGTCCGCACTCCGCAGTGGATTGGATGCCCCGGAGCTCCTGCTCGGCACCCAGGAGCTGCGCCTCAACGCCGAGGTCGTGACCTGCGACCTGTGGGAGTTCGAACGCGCCATCGCCGAACGCCGGTACGAACAGGCCGCGGCGCTGTATACGGGCCCGTTTCTGGACGGCTTCCGCCTGCCCAACGCCCCGGATTTTGAGCGGTGGCTGGACGAGACGCGTCGGACCCTTGCCGATCGTCACGATGTCGCGCTTGAGCGGCTGGCTCGGGCGGCCGACGGACGAGGCGAAACGCTCGCGGCGGCCGGCTGGTGGCGGCGCCGACTGGCGAGCGATCCGTTGAGTGCGCGGATTACGGCCGAGGTGGTGCGTGCGCTAGTGGCGTCTGGGGATGCTGCCGGGGCACAGGGGCAGGCGCGGGTCTATGCCTCGCTGGTGCGGCAGGAATTGGGCGTTGAGCCCGACCCGTTGGTGGAGTCGGCGCTGCAGCAGGCGCAGCGCGAAGCGCCGCCGCGTACAGAACGTCCGTCCTCGCCAGCGACGGTGCTGACCGCGGCCACTGCCCCGCCGCCGCCTGCCGTGGCGGAGCGGCGACCCGACGCGGCATCCTCGCCGCTCCCGACCACTGCGCCGGAGGCGGCGCCCACCCCTCAAGGGCGGTGGCTCCGATTTGGTGTGGCGGCCGCGCTATCGGCCGCGGCGTTGCTGCTGGTGTGGCGCGCCGCCGTCTCCAATGCCGATCGCCTCGAACATGCGCACGTCGTAGACCCGAGTCGGGTGACATCGGATGATGGGCTGGAGCTCGATCCGGCGATCAGCCCGAGCGGGCAGCAGATCGCCTACGCCGCCGGACAACCGGGGCGCATGCGGCTGTTGCTGCGCCAGCGTGACGGCGGGCGTGCGGTGGAGCTGGTCCCCGGACAGTCTGGTGATCAGCGTCGCCCGCGGTGGTCTCCCGACGGCGCGCGACTGTTGTATCAGGCCAATCGTGCGATCTGGATGGTGCCGGCATTGGGTGGTGCGCCACGCGTGGTCGTCGAGGCGCCTGCCGACAGCGCAAAATCAGCCGCGTTTCCCACCTGGTCACCCGACGGGACATCACTGGCGTATGTAGTCGGTGACTCGCTGGTGGTGAGTGCCCTCGATGGAACGGCGCGGCGCGTTGTCATGGCCGAACCAGGGCTGCACTCTCCTGCATGGTCGCCGAACGATCGCTGGATCGCCGTGGTTGCCGGCAACCGCGATTTTCTGTACGGCGTGGTGGGCAACCTCGCTCCCAGTGCGCTGTTGCTGGTCCCTGCGCGCTGCGACATCCAACGTTCGCCTTGTCCGTCCACTACGGTTGGCGAACCCACCGCACTGCACCTAAGCCCGGAGTGGCGAGACAGTCGGCAGCTATTGTACGTATCGCAGCAGGGTGGCAGCCGAGATCTGTTTGGGGTTGAGATTGATGAGCGGGGCCATACGGCCGGTGCTCCCGTTCGACTCACGTCAGGCACGAGTGCAGCAAGCGTGAGTGTCGCCACTGATGGTGTGACGCTCGCGTATAGTGTGCTGCAGCTGCAGTCCAATGTTTGGAGTACTCCCGTGGCGACACCGGGTGCGCCAGTGCGCGTCACCAACGGCGCGCAGATTGTGGAAGGACTGGACGTTACGCCGGATGGGCGTTGGCTGGCGTTCGATGCTGATCGCAGTGGACAGCAGGATATCTTCGTGCTCCCACTCGCAAACGGTCGACCGGGCGCGACTGAAGCCGCACGCGTGGTTGATGCGCCGCGCAATGACTTTCATCCAACGTGGTCGGCCGACGGCCAGTGGCTCAGTTACTACACTTTTGTCGATGGCCAGCGCCGTGCGTCCGTGGTACCGGCGCAGGGCGGCGTGTCGCAGCTGCTGCTCACGGGCCCCAGCAAGGGCGAGGAATACTCGCCGGTGTGGAGTGCGGACGGGCGCGCGGTCGTCTACTGGCGCTGGCTCAACGGTCGCTACGAGCTCTTCGAAGTGCCCCGCACGGGCGAGCGCACCTTTGGCAGCGAACGGCAACTCACTACACGCGGTGGCTTCGGCCCGTCGTTCACGAATGACGGTCGTATGGCGTATTTCGTGAGTACGGGCGAAGTGTGGCTGATGCCCGCAGAACGCGATGAATCACGAGCGCGAAAGGTGTATCCCGTGGCCACCGCCGCGGCGCCAACGCTGTCCGTGTCGAGCGGTCGCGTTACGCCCGATGGCACTCGACTCATTGTGAAAGCCAACGATGGGCAGGGCGATGGTTATTGGGCGGTGCCGATTGATGGCGGCCGCCCACGCCTCATCGTGCGCGTGGACGATCCGGAGCGTCCATCGCCGCGCCTCGAATTCGCCAGCGACGGACGTCACGTTTTTTACACGCGGCTCGAACGATCCGCCGATGTGTGGTCGGCGCGGATCGCGAGACGATAG